One Dysidea avara chromosome 7, odDysAvar1.4, whole genome shotgun sequence genomic region harbors:
- the LOC136262115 gene encoding chondroitin sulfate synthase 3-like isoform X2, whose protein sequence is MAYQTKLLKSKLRQKEHLQSFKAMSSIPISGRADDGCNFIHADIEGDQTFKSEKLLSEDILRLERKSPHLLFDEVNMKQQINYVIIRDPMEGANEQLWELDVAELNIFVPTGKPETDGKVEMVSKSTTVTHFHSDVVQLSPLVVLWRVCNKSLKQFHWIFFGPSSVYINTHGLESYLTQLDSSKPVWLSGLAPDNKTCVWNSGIVFSYYALKLVCPAISNCISNAVANPTQGNCLVGCVEEAIGYTCATRHPDNIRELFLDVTNKTFASSSNFSIPINITYDSDSEVQRNTTGDTATIINHEMLEKALVIYPATNAKFKAYFHHYFVLNRLSHAQEELVHHMNVIDFLQDQLPGGDSAIHSQSKLLHHDPLTSVDEILTWELITHDTIHSDNRDEAVVPVTGSYKDGIDAAISKAVDYLNKENSDEYQYRKLVAAYRRVDPLVGTEYILEFEAATPNGIKTHRVILIGVLSSPDVSPLVPFDYKTVVNIVVVTDCDNNAKFENFIKNFEDILLEDTKVSLTVLEMKGTAKTSAQKKNQLRTFYVVSLLQTKYPNIHIEAKSLDSPLSRDRAISIIAKNLAPSDLVFLADIDVRFNADFLHRCRNLVSVGQQVYFPILFRRYNPELLSLMNHSELADKISEHSGYWLSQSHGLACIYVADIINSFSQTGAQDVPPLISSELLLSKLFKKGVHVVRSPDKDVWRPYDTRHCEENLHGENQACDATEETAENHYVHYQLASLLFNHEHEHAMQKF, encoded by the exons ATGGCATACCAGACGAAGCTCTTGAAATCTAAGCTAAG GCAAAAGGAACATTTACAGTCCTTTAAAGCAATGTCGTCCATTCCCATATCTGGTCGGGCTGATGACGGGTGTAATTTTATCCACGCTGATATTG AAGGTGACCAGACGTTTAAATCCGAGAAATTACTGTCGGAAGATATTCTCAGACTTGAAAGAAAATCTCCCCACCTGCTGTTTGATGAAGTTAACATGAAACAGCAGATCAATTATGTGATTATAAGGGACCCCATGGAGGGGGCTAACGAACAATTATGGGAGTTGGATGTTGCTGAGTTGAACATCTTTGTGCCAACTGGCAAGCCAGAAACAGATGGGAAAGTGGAGATGGTCAGTAAATCAACAACAGTGACACATTTTCATTCTGATGTAGTGCAGCTGTCACCTCTAGTAGTGCTATGGAGGGTATGCAACAAATCACTAAAGCAATTTCACTGGATATTCTTTGGCCCAAGCAGCGTATATATTAATACACACGGTCTGGAGAGTTACCTAACCCAGCTTGATTCATCCAAGCCAGTATGGTTGTCAGGTTTAGCTCCTGACAATAAAACTTGTGTATGGAACTCAGGGATTGTGTTTAGTTATTATGCATTAAAGTTGGTCTGTCCAGCTATCAGTAATTGTATCTCTAATGCTGTTGCCAATCCTACTCAGGGGAATTGCCTAGTGGGTTGTGTAGAGGAAGCTATTGGATACACTTGTGCTACTCGACATCCGGACAAT ATTCGAGAATTGTTCTTGGATGTGACCAACAAGACATTTGCAAGCAGCAGTAACTTCTCTATTCCCATTAATATCACTTATGACAGTGATTCAGAAGTACAACGAAACACTACTGGAGATACAGCCACAATTATTAATCATGAAATGCTTGAGAAGGCTCTGGTCATATATCCAGCAACTAACGCCAAGTTCAAGGCTTACTTCCATCACTACTTTGTGTTGAATCGATTAAGTCATGCTCAGGAAGAACTTGTGCACCATATGAATGTTATTGACTTTCTACAAGACCAACTCCCTGGTGGAGACAGTGCCATCCATAGTCAATCAAAGTTACTACATCACGATCCATTGACCTCTGTTGACGAGATCTTGACCTGGGAACTGATAACTCATGACACAATCCACTCAGATAATCGTGATGAGGCAGTGGTTCCTGTAACAGGATCGTACAAGGATGGCATCGATGCTGCAATCAGTAAAGCTGTTGATTATCTTAACAAGGAAAACTCTGATGAATATCAGTACCGGAAGTTGGTTGCTGCCTACCGAAGAGTTGATCCTTTAGTAGGAACTGAATATATTCTTGAATTTGAGGCTGCAACTCCTAATGGAATTAAAACACATCGAGTAATCCTAATCGGTGTTCTCAGCAGTCCAGATGTTAGCCCACTGGTGCCATTTGATTACAAAACTGTCGTAAATATAGTTGTTGTTACAGATTGTGACAACAATGCAAAGTTTGAGAACTTTATTAAGAACTTTGAGGATATTTTGCTGGAGGATACAAAAGTATCACTGACTGTGTTGGAAATGAAGGGCACTGCCAAAACTAGTGCACAAAAGAAAAATCAACTCAGAACATTTTATGTGGTGTCACTTTTGCAGACCAAGTATCCTAATATTCATATTGAAGCAAAGTCGCTTGACTCACCATTGTCACGTGACAGGGCAATATCTATTATTGCAAAAAATTTAGCCCCAAGTGACCTAGTGTTTTTGGCAGACATTGATGTGAGATTTAATGCTGACTTTTTACATCGTTGCCGCAACCTTGTCTCAGTTGGGCAACAAGTTTATTTCCCTATACTGTTCAGAAGGTACAATCCTGAACTATTATCTCTAATGAACCATTCTGAATTAGCAGACAAGATCAGTGAACACTCAGGCTACTGGTTATCACAATCACATGGTCTAGCATGCATCTACGTAGCAGATATCATCAATAGTTTTTCTCAAACTGGTGCACAAGATGTCCCACCTCTTATTAGCTCAGAGTTGCTATTGTCCAAACTGTTCAAGAAAGGTGTTCACGTTGTTCGGTCACCTGATAAAGATGTCTGGAGGCCATATGACACTCGACATTGTGAAGAGAACTTGCATGGTGAGAATCAAGCTTGTGATGCCACCGAAGAAACTGCAGAAAATCATTATGTACACTACCAACTAGCAAGCTTATTGTTCAACCATGAACATGAACATGCTATGCAAAAATTCTAA
- the LOC136262135 gene encoding cilia- and flagella-associated protein 141-like, protein MSLLKVRSPPQLQKSGQAIQEERLRKDQLIETQQKQIESNVKTNLVAQWAESLDEMCERKILKRRNEEMSRELQLGNKCINKVRQDQLRQLLEKEQIEYEQELHAMGLAIHKERL, encoded by the exons ATGTCTCTGTTGAAAGTCCGTTCGCCACCACAACTACAAAAGTCAGGCCAAGCCATTCAGGAAGAACGACTAAGA AAAGACCAACTAATAGAAACTCAGCAAAAACAAATTGAgag CAACGTGAAGACAAATTTAGTTGCACAATGGGCAGAATCACTAGATGAG ATGTGTgaaaggaaaattttgaagagACGAAATGAAGAAATGAGCAGGGAATTGCAATTAGGAAACAAATGCATAAATAAA GTAAGACAAGACCAACTCAGACAGCTACTAGAAAAAGAACAAATAGAATACGAACAAGAATTACATGCAATGGGACTAGCTATACACAAGGAAAGACTTTAA
- the LOC136262115 gene encoding chondroitin sulfate synthase 3-like isoform X1 produces the protein MSSDVASYHSRNLGKRNIYSPLKQCRPFPYLVGLMTGVILSTLILVRPDAQYVNNVYVMISVEGDQTFKSEKLLSEDILRLERKSPHLLFDEVNMKQQINYVIIRDPMEGANEQLWELDVAELNIFVPTGKPETDGKVEMVSKSTTVTHFHSDVVQLSPLVVLWRVCNKSLKQFHWIFFGPSSVYINTHGLESYLTQLDSSKPVWLSGLAPDNKTCVWNSGIVFSYYALKLVCPAISNCISNAVANPTQGNCLVGCVEEAIGYTCATRHPDNIRELFLDVTNKTFASSSNFSIPINITYDSDSEVQRNTTGDTATIINHEMLEKALVIYPATNAKFKAYFHHYFVLNRLSHAQEELVHHMNVIDFLQDQLPGGDSAIHSQSKLLHHDPLTSVDEILTWELITHDTIHSDNRDEAVVPVTGSYKDGIDAAISKAVDYLNKENSDEYQYRKLVAAYRRVDPLVGTEYILEFEAATPNGIKTHRVILIGVLSSPDVSPLVPFDYKTVVNIVVVTDCDNNAKFENFIKNFEDILLEDTKVSLTVLEMKGTAKTSAQKKNQLRTFYVVSLLQTKYPNIHIEAKSLDSPLSRDRAISIIAKNLAPSDLVFLADIDVRFNADFLHRCRNLVSVGQQVYFPILFRRYNPELLSLMNHSELADKISEHSGYWLSQSHGLACIYVADIINSFSQTGAQDVPPLISSELLLSKLFKKGVHVVRSPDKDVWRPYDTRHCEENLHGENQACDATEETAENHYVHYQLASLLFNHEHEHAMQKF, from the exons ATGTCCTCAGATGTGGCGTCTTATCATTCACGTAATTTAGGCAAAAGGAACATTTACAGTCCTTTAAAGCAATGTCGTCCATTCCCATATCTGGTCGGGCTGATGACGGGTGTAATTTTATCCACGCTGATATTGGTTCGTCCAGATGCTCAGTACGTGAACAACGTATATGTGATGATATCTGTAGAAGGTGACCAGACGTTTAAATCCGAGAAATTACTGTCGGAAGATATTCTCAGACTTGAAAGAAAATCTCCCCACCTGCTGTTTGATGAAGTTAACATGAAACAGCAGATCAATTATGTGATTATAAGGGACCCCATGGAGGGGGCTAACGAACAATTATGGGAGTTGGATGTTGCTGAGTTGAACATCTTTGTGCCAACTGGCAAGCCAGAAACAGATGGGAAAGTGGAGATGGTCAGTAAATCAACAACAGTGACACATTTTCATTCTGATGTAGTGCAGCTGTCACCTCTAGTAGTGCTATGGAGGGTATGCAACAAATCACTAAAGCAATTTCACTGGATATTCTTTGGCCCAAGCAGCGTATATATTAATACACACGGTCTGGAGAGTTACCTAACCCAGCTTGATTCATCCAAGCCAGTATGGTTGTCAGGTTTAGCTCCTGACAATAAAACTTGTGTATGGAACTCAGGGATTGTGTTTAGTTATTATGCATTAAAGTTGGTCTGTCCAGCTATCAGTAATTGTATCTCTAATGCTGTTGCCAATCCTACTCAGGGGAATTGCCTAGTGGGTTGTGTAGAGGAAGCTATTGGATACACTTGTGCTACTCGACATCCGGACAAT ATTCGAGAATTGTTCTTGGATGTGACCAACAAGACATTTGCAAGCAGCAGTAACTTCTCTATTCCCATTAATATCACTTATGACAGTGATTCAGAAGTACAACGAAACACTACTGGAGATACAGCCACAATTATTAATCATGAAATGCTTGAGAAGGCTCTGGTCATATATCCAGCAACTAACGCCAAGTTCAAGGCTTACTTCCATCACTACTTTGTGTTGAATCGATTAAGTCATGCTCAGGAAGAACTTGTGCACCATATGAATGTTATTGACTTTCTACAAGACCAACTCCCTGGTGGAGACAGTGCCATCCATAGTCAATCAAAGTTACTACATCACGATCCATTGACCTCTGTTGACGAGATCTTGACCTGGGAACTGATAACTCATGACACAATCCACTCAGATAATCGTGATGAGGCAGTGGTTCCTGTAACAGGATCGTACAAGGATGGCATCGATGCTGCAATCAGTAAAGCTGTTGATTATCTTAACAAGGAAAACTCTGATGAATATCAGTACCGGAAGTTGGTTGCTGCCTACCGAAGAGTTGATCCTTTAGTAGGAACTGAATATATTCTTGAATTTGAGGCTGCAACTCCTAATGGAATTAAAACACATCGAGTAATCCTAATCGGTGTTCTCAGCAGTCCAGATGTTAGCCCACTGGTGCCATTTGATTACAAAACTGTCGTAAATATAGTTGTTGTTACAGATTGTGACAACAATGCAAAGTTTGAGAACTTTATTAAGAACTTTGAGGATATTTTGCTGGAGGATACAAAAGTATCACTGACTGTGTTGGAAATGAAGGGCACTGCCAAAACTAGTGCACAAAAGAAAAATCAACTCAGAACATTTTATGTGGTGTCACTTTTGCAGACCAAGTATCCTAATATTCATATTGAAGCAAAGTCGCTTGACTCACCATTGTCACGTGACAGGGCAATATCTATTATTGCAAAAAATTTAGCCCCAAGTGACCTAGTGTTTTTGGCAGACATTGATGTGAGATTTAATGCTGACTTTTTACATCGTTGCCGCAACCTTGTCTCAGTTGGGCAACAAGTTTATTTCCCTATACTGTTCAGAAGGTACAATCCTGAACTATTATCTCTAATGAACCATTCTGAATTAGCAGACAAGATCAGTGAACACTCAGGCTACTGGTTATCACAATCACATGGTCTAGCATGCATCTACGTAGCAGATATCATCAATAGTTTTTCTCAAACTGGTGCACAAGATGTCCCACCTCTTATTAGCTCAGAGTTGCTATTGTCCAAACTGTTCAAGAAAGGTGTTCACGTTGTTCGGTCACCTGATAAAGATGTCTGGAGGCCATATGACACTCGACATTGTGAAGAGAACTTGCATGGTGAGAATCAAGCTTGTGATGCCACCGAAGAAACTGCAGAAAATCATTATGTACACTACCAACTAGCAAGCTTATTGTTCAACCATGAACATGAACATGCTATGCAAAAATTCTAA
- the LOC136262129 gene encoding uncharacterized protein — protein sequence MALARFFGFRPKKAAEKLTPEEFRDKYFQMTAEDIRTLTQHNQPSCIIEEGNFKLYLGNIRHATDFTMIQDLGIVYILNTAYSERDVNEEMYGPERKFLGLSMEDDSSYDISKDFSRCIEFIKTAHAQQQPILIHCMAGVSRSATVTIAFFMQQKKMSLEQAAEYVFQKRPIIFPNIGFIKHLMEFEKNL from the exons ATGGCGTTAGCAAGATTCTTTGGGTTTAGACCAAAGAAGGCCGCGGAGAAGCTTACTCCCGAAGAATTCAGAGACAAATACTTCCAAATGACAGCCGAGGACATAAGAACACTTACTCAGCATAAC CAACCATCATGCATCATCGAAGAAGGCAACTTTAAACTTTATCTGGGAAATATCAGACATGCTACCGACTTCACTATGATACAGGATTTAGGTATAGTGTATATATTGAATACAGCTTACAGTGAAAGGGACGTTAATGAAGAAATGTATGGCCCTGAAAGAAAGTTCCTGGGGTTATCAATGGAGGACGATAGCAGCTATGATATCTCAAAAGACTTTAGTCGCTGCATAGAGTTTATCAAAACTGCTCATGCACAACAGCAACCAATTCTGATACACTGCATGGCTGGTGTGAGTAGGTCAGCAACAGTGACCATTGCTTTCTTcatgcaacagaaaaaaatgtCATTAGAACAGGCTGCTGAATACGTGTTTCAAAAGAGACCCATTATATTCCCCAATATCGGTTTTATAAAGCACCTCATGGAGTTTGAAAAGAACTTGTAA
- the LOC136262119 gene encoding glucosidase 2 subunit beta-like: MFLVVVICLAGITRASEDAFRGVPLSRKSFYDSARDFTCLDGSETIPFSLVNDDYCDCADGSDEPGTSACPNGMFFCVNKGHKPFDLLSSRVNDGICDCCDGSDEYDSSVKCTNMCDEQGRKARAERQIKLERQEAGYKKKLEYISDGKNKEAEMHDKLAKLKSEIGLLNTELDILEEAKIAAEEPEKIAKEAQDKKWAEEHQAVESAEREAKARKGFKELDIDENSLISIEELQLRNELDDDGNEDVSKEEAIEYLGGEEPLDFDTFYAMSWDKVSGAITFKYEEEGDEGIKDEGDINDDEEEEDDDDDDDDDMVSRKVSDKVIYDEATQALIDAADKAREDWDEAKGKKRNLEKEIGDIEKFLGMDFGKDNEFIPFYEQCYEYTDREYTYKLCTFQKSTQRNKNGGSETSLGTWGKWDGPENDRYSRMKYENGEKCWNGPSRSTTVKLKCGAEDKVTAAMEPNRCEYLLEFVTPAVCQPVDHSLYHEEL, from the coding sequence ATGTTTTTGGTTGTCGTGATTTGCTTAGCAGGGATCACTAGGGCAAGTGAGGATGCTTTCCGCGGGGTTCCCTTGTCGCGAAAAAGTTTCTACGATTCTGCAAGAGATTTTACATGCTTGGACGGTTCTGAGACAATTCCCTTCTCTCTTGTGAATGATGACTATTGTGACTGTGCAGATGGCTCTGATGAGCCGGGTACTTCTGCGTGCCCGAATGGAATGTTCTTTTGTGTTAACAAGGGTCATAAACCATTTGACCTCCTGTCTTCAAGGGTGAACGATGGTATTTGTGATTGCTGTGATGGCAGTGATGAATATGATAGCTCTGTCAAATGTACGAACATGTGTGATGAGCAAGGGAGGAAAGCAAGGGCTGAACGACAAATAAAATTAGAACGTCAGGAAGCTGGTTACAAAAAGAAACTTGAATACATTTCTGATGGGAAGAACAAAGAGGCTGAGATGCATGACAAGTTGGCAAAGCTGAAATCTGAAATCGGTCTGCTTAATACAGAGTTGGATATTTTAGAAGAAGCAAAAATAGCAGCCGAGGAGCCAGAGAAAATTGCCAAAGAAGCACAAGATAAGAAGTGGGCAGAGGAACATCAAGCAGTAGAATCAGCTGAGAGAGAAGCCAAAGCTAGGAAAGGATTCAAGGAGCTTGACATAGATGAGAATAGCTTAATCAGTATAGAAGAGTTGCAGCTAAGAAATGAGCTGGATGATGATGGCAATGAAGACGTGAGCAAAGAGGAAGCTATTGAGTATCTGGGAGGAGAGGAACCACTTGACTTTGATACTTTCTATGCAATGTCATGGGATAAAGTAAGTGGAGCCATCACCTTTAAATATGAGGAGGAAGGGGATGAAGGCATCAAAGATGAAGGAGATATCaatgatgatgaagaagaagaagacgatgacgacgatgatgatgatgatatggTTTCCAGAAAGGTTTCTGATAAAGTTATTTATGATGAAGCCACACAAGCACTTATTGATGCAGCTGACAAGGCTAGAGAGGATTGGGACGAGGCAAAGGGAAAGAAACGTAACCTTGAAAAAGAAATTGGTGACATTGAAAAGTTTTTGGGGATGGATTTTGGCAAGGACAATGAATTTATACCCTTTTATGAACAATGTTACGAGTACACAGATAGGGAGTACACCTACAAGCTTTGTACATTCCAGAAGTCAACACAAAGGAACAAAAATGGTGGTTCTGAAACCTCACTGGGTACATGGGGAAAATGGGATGGCCCTGAAAATGATCGTTATTCTCGTATGAAGTATGAAAATGGAGAGAAATGTTGGAATGGACCATCCCGATCAACTACTGTCAAATTGAAGTGTGGTGCTGAAGACAAAGTGACTGCAGCAATGGAACCAAATCGGTGTGAGTATCTGCTGGAGTTCGTGACACCAGCTGTTTGCCAACCTGTGGATCATTCTCTGTATCATGAAGAACTCTAG
- the LOC136262133 gene encoding uncharacterized protein yields the protein MAVKLPSWSIKTTMIVVMLLWVHSTVVAVEQHQHNVTLRDNGNTTRNHTGGSSNEALSGEAIANIVVTAAAIALIGSMTCYMCYCYNHRERMARVKAAIERNRLIRQRIEAENKVASTVINEQQRDFPRPSPVTSTTSQQFAPT from the exons ATGGCTGTAAAACTTCCATCATG GTCCATCAAGACAACAATGATCGTAGTTATGTTGTTGTGGGTTCATTCCACAGTCGTGGCTGTGGAGCAACACCAACACAACGTTACATTACGAGATAATGGGAATACTACACGTAATCACACTGGTGGTTCAAGCAATGAGGCACTAAGTGGTGAAGCAATAGCAAACATTGTTGTAACAGCTGCAGCTATTGCCCTCATTGGATCAATGACCTGCTACATGTGTTACTGCTATAACCACAGGGAAAGGATGGCAAGAGTTAAAGCTGCTATAGAACGAAATAGACTCATCCGTCAAAGAATTGAGGCTGAAAATAAAGTGGCTTCCACCGTGATCAATGAACAACAAAGAGATTTCCCACGTCCATCTCCAGTGACAAGCACAACTTCACAACAATTTGCTCCCACATGA
- the LOC136262132 gene encoding myeloid-derived growth factor homolog, with protein MKSFGVLVATMLLFTSSVHGEAQADFSIKPNGKLSHTEANLGDVICLFTYSAHGGTDELWKISLISAGEKEYVCTIERPSQTSYLYFHTYSASILGHSIESAEVFDNNGAVLQNEEFVIGDGAVKPISQGVNVVKIKFTAKEKSKKSKKSKKN; from the exons ATGAAAAGTTTTGGTGTTCTAGTTGCAACTATGCTGTTGTTTACATCCTCTGTTCATGGTGAAGCGCAGGCAGACTTTTCCATAAAACCTAATGGAAAGCTTTCTCACACTGAGGCTAACTTG GGGGATGTGATATGCCTGTTCACTTATAGTGCACATGGTGGAACTGATGAG CTCTGGAAGATTTCTCTGATCAGTGCTGGAGAAAAAGAGTATGTCTGCACAATTGAGAG GCCGAGCCAAACCTCTTACTTGTACTTCCACACTTACTCAGCTTCAATACTGGGACATTCAATAGAAAGTGCTGAAGTGTTT GATAATAATGGTGCTGTGTTGCAAAATGAGGAATTTGTAATAGGAGATGGAgctg TCAAACCAATATCGCAAGGAGTGAATGTAGTCAAGATAAAGTTTACTGCGAAGGAAAAATCAAAGAAATCAAAAAAATCTAAGAAGAACTGA